The stretch of DNA TTTATTGGGAATTACGGCAATATGCTTATTTTTACTACGGCAATAATGAGGTATGTGTTATGGAGAAATTGAAATGTATCATTTCATATGACGGGTCACAATTTTCGGGATATCAAATTCAACCAAATGCCAGAACAGTTCAGCTAGAACTTGAAAAAACCTTACAGAAAATCCATAAAAGTAAGACTGTTAAAGTCTTTGCATCTGGAAGAACAGACGCAACAGTTCATGCTATTGGACAGGTGATTCACTATGATTCACCCTTACATTTGTCTGAAGAGAGCTGGAAGAAGGCACTTAATGCTTTGTTGCCTGATGATATTCAAGTTTTAGAGGTAAATAAGGTGGATAATGAGTTCCATGCTCGTTTTGATGTGGTAAAAAAGGAGTACAGATATAGAGTACTACTAACCCCCGATAGAGATATTTTTAGAAGACAATATAGCTATCATTTTCCGTACCAACTAGATGTTACTTTAATTAAAGAGGCCATGCTTTATTTAAAAGGAACACATGATTTTACTAGTTTTTGTTCTGCGAAAACTGAAGT from Cytobacillus luteolus encodes:
- the truA gene encoding tRNA pseudouridine(38-40) synthase TruA, with the translated sequence MEKLKCIISYDGSQFSGYQIQPNARTVQLELEKTLQKIHKSKTVKVFASGRTDATVHAIGQVIHYDSPLHLSEESWKKALNALLPDDIQVLEVNKVDNEFHARFDVVKKEYRYRVLLTPDRDIFRRQYSYHFPYQLDVTLIKEAMLYLKGTHDFTSFCSAKTEVDDKIRTIYDIDCITQEDELIFRFVGNGFLYNMVRILVGTLLDVGQKKIQPTEINTILEQKNRAYAGKTAPGHGLYLWKVHYDN